A window of Mustela nigripes isolate SB6536 chromosome 9, MUSNIG.SB6536, whole genome shotgun sequence contains these coding sequences:
- the TMEM210 gene encoding transmembrane protein 210, whose protein sequence is MAPCPQPDSCLVGSPLGRICLSLLLNPAAAGTYCECSLGLSREALIALLVVLAGIGASCFCALVIVAVGVMKAKSEPCPRHMNSRLVGHYGVQEDRMDLHTVQVGPHVMDPDLEVSMMPPLEEQGLMTVPMDPMSPNVTVVEEPPPLAPPT, encoded by the exons atggccccctgtccccagcctgaCTCCTGCCTGGTTGGCAGCCCCCTTGGCCGGATATGTTTGTCCCTTTTGCTCAACCCTGCTGCAG CTGGGACGTACTGCGAGTGCAGCCTCGGCCTCAGCCGCGAGGCCCTCATCGCCCTGCTCGTGGTGCTGGCGGGCATCGGCGCCAGCTGCTTCTGTGCCCTCGTCATTGTGGCAGTTGGTGTCATGAAAGCCAAGAG TGAACCATGCCCCAGACACATGAACAGCAG GTTGGTGGGGCACTACGGGGTCCAGGAAGATCGCATGGATCTACACACCGTGCAAGTGGGGCCTCACGTCATGGACCCTGACCTGGAGGTCTCTATGATGCCACCCCTGGAGGAGCAAGGCCTCATGACCGTCCCCATGGACCCCATGTCCCCAAACGTGACTGTAGTAGAGGAGCCGCCCCCTCTCGCCCCCCCAACCTGA
- the LRRC26 gene encoding leucine-rich repeat-containing protein 26 produces MSLVGVGVVQWPRPQWGTGWWGLQGRRARRLVSAAAGTEPRGAQLRDRWLAVQGAGWLPRPRPRCRTGLGTGTAGTRAGDLVFVQALRRPAGSADAQAEGSSRCPMPRPAFPSRRPPPPMLLLLLSPWPVWAESSTAAATSGTPGTPDCPEACARAPGGLVNCSGRALPAVPSGLSRGVRALLLDHNRVRALPPGAFVGAGTLLRLDLRENGLRWVHARAFWSLGALQQLDLSDNLLEALAPGTFSPLRALRSLSLAGNRLARLEPAALGALPLLRALSLRDNQLSALAPGLLAGLPALHALHLRGNPWTCGCALRPLCSWLRRHPRPAPEAETLLCVLPGRQSLSPLTAFTDAAFSHCSQPLGPWDLAVVYVLGPVSFLASLAACLALGSALTACRTRRSRAGVLSRLRPSARDPGPPAASARA; encoded by the exons ATGAGTTTGGTGGGTGTGGGTGTCGTCCAGTGGCCCAGGCCTCAGTGGGGCACAGGGTGGTGGGGACTCCAGGGCAGGAGGGCAAGGCGTCTTGTCAGCGCTGCAGCTGGCACAGAGCCAAGAGGAGCCCAGCTCCGGGACAGGTGGCTGGCGGTGCAGGGCGCTGGCTggctgccccgcccccgccctagGTGCAGGACTGGCCTTGGAACAGGAACTGCCGGCACTCGGGCCGGAGATTTAGTATTTGTGCAGGCGCTGCGGAGACCCGCTGGCTCCGCGGACGCACAGGCAGAGGGCTCCTCGCGCTGCCCCATGCCAAGGCCCGCCTTCCCCTCgcggcggccgccgccgccgatgctgctgttgctgctgtcgCCGTGGCCAGTCTGGGCCGAGTCGTCCACCGCGGCGGCCACCTCGGGAACCCCAGGCACCCCGGACTGCCCCGAGGCATGCGCGCGCGCGCCGGGCGGCCTGGTCAATTGCTCGGGGCGCGCTCTGCCCGCCGTGCCCTCGGGCCTGAGCCGGGGCGTGCGCGCGCTGCTGCTGGACCACAACCGTGTGCGCGCGCTGCCGCCCGGCGCCTTCGTGGGCGCCGGCACGCTGCTGCGCCTGGACCTGCGCGAGAACGGGCTGCGCTGGGTGCACGCGCGGGCCTTCTGGAGCTTGGGCGCGCTGCAGCAGCTCGACCTCAGCGACAACTTGCTGGAGGCGCTGGCGCCCGGCACCTTCTCGCCCCTGCGCGCGCTGCGCTCCCTGTCGCTGGCAGGCAATCGGCTGGCGCGCCTGGAGCCCGCGGCGCTGGGCGCGCTCCCGCTGCTGCGCGCGCTCAGCCTGCGGGACAACCAGCTGTCGGCGCTCGCGCCGGGCCTGCTGGCCGGCCTGCCCGCTCTCCACGCGCTGCACCTGCGCGGCAACCCCTGGACCTGCGGCTGCGCGCTGCGCCCGCTCTGCTCCTGGCTGCGCAGGCACCCGCGGCCCGCGCCAG AGGCCGAGACGCTGCTCTGCGTGTTACCGGGGCGCCAGTCGCTCAGCCCCTTGACCGCCTTCACGGACGCCGCCTTCAGCCACTGCTCGCAGCCCCTCGGCCCGTGGGACCTGGCCGTGGTCTACGTGCTCGGGCCCGTCTCCTTCCTCGCCAGCCTCGCCGCCTGCCTGGCGCTGGGCTCCGCGCTCACCGCCTGCCGCACGCGGCGCTCCCGCGCGGGTGTCCTCAGCCGCCTGAGACCCAGCGCCCGGGACCCGGGGCCCCCCGCCGCCTCTGCTCGGGCCTGA